CAGGCTCCTGTTCCTCTCCCCCCCGCCCCAAGGCTCCGCTCCCCAGGCTCCTGTTCCTCTGTTCCTCTCCGCTCCCCAGGCTCCTGTTCCTCTCCCCCCGCCCCAAGGCTCCGCTCCCCCAGGCTCCTGTTTCCCTGTTCCTCTCTCCCCCCGCCCCAAGGCTCTGCTCCCCCAGGCTCCTGTTCCTCTGTTCCTCTCCGCTCCCCAAGCTCCTGTTCCTCTGTTCCTCTCTCCCGCCCCAAGGCTCCgctccccaggctcctgctcctctctcccccGCCCCAAGGCTCCgctccccaggctcctgctcctctctcccccGCCCCAGGGCTCCgctccccaggctcctgctcctctctccccGGCCCCAGGGCGCCgctccccaggctcctgctcctctctcccccGCCCCAGGGCTCCgctccccaggctcctgctcctctctcccctgccccagggctccgctccccaggctcctgctcctctctcccccGCCCCAGGGCGCCgctccccaggctcctgctcctctctcccctgccccagggctccgctccccaggctcctgctcctctctcccctgccccagggctccgctccccaggctcctgctcctctctccccGGCCCCAGGGCTCCgctccccaggctcctgctcctctctctcccccgcCCCAGGGCTCCgctccccaggctcctgctcctctctctccccgGCCCCAGGGCTCCgctccccaggctcctgctcctctctctcccccgccccagggctcctgctcctctctcccccGCCCCAGGGCGCCgctccccaggctcctgctcctctcccccgCCCCAGGGCTCCgctccccaggctcctgctcctctctcccccGCCCCAGGGCTCCgctccccaggctcctgctcctctcccccgCCCCAGGGCTCCgctccccaggctcctgctcctctctcccccGCCCCAGGGCTCCgctccccaggctcctgctcctctctcccccGCCCCAGGGCTCCGCTCCCCAGGCTCCCGTTCCTCTCCCCCGCCCCAGGGCTCCgctccccaggctcctgctcctctctctccccgGCCCCAGGGCTCCgctccccaggctcctgctcctctctctcccccgccccagggctcctgctcctctctcccccGCCCCAGGGCGCCgctccccaggctcctgctcctctcccccgCCCCAGGGCTCCgctccccaggctcctgctcctctctcccccGCCCCAGGGCTCCgctccccaggctcctgctcctctcccccgCCCCAGGGCTCCgctccccaggctcctgctcctctctcccccGCCCCAGGGCTCCgctccccaggctcctgctcctctctcccccGCCCCAGGGCTCCGCTCCCCAGGCTCCCGTTCCTCTCCCCCGCCCCAGGGCTCCgctccccaggctcctgctcctctctcccccGCCCCAGGGCTCCGCTCCCCAGGCTCCGGCTCCgctccccaggctcctgctcctctctcccccGCCCCAGGGCGCCGCTCCCCAGGCCCCTACCCGGTGCCGCATCCCGTGACGAGGCACGGGGCGCGGGCGGGCGCGGCGCACGAGCCGCGCGTCACTTCCGGCGCGGCGGCCCCAGCGGCGCCATGGCCGTGTTCCACGACGAGGTGGAGATCGAGGACTTCGAGTACGATGAGGAGAGCGAGACGTACAGCTACCCGTGCCCCTGCGGGGACCGCTTCCTCATCACAAGGGTAAGGAGCGAGGCGCTGGCAGAGGGAGACGGCGATAGCGCTGGGCCGCGTTGCTGTCTCCGCAGGCTGCGCCCGTGGGCCGGGCAGGCGGCGCGTCGGTGACAGCTTCCTCGGGGCTTTTGCAGGAGGACCTAGAGAACGGCGAGGACGTGGccacctgccccagctgctccctgatTCTGCGAGTCATTTACGACCAGGTGGGTGCGGCGGGAGGACTGGCGCATGCAGTTACGGCCCGCTTCTCGCAGCGGCGGGTCGGCTCACCCGAGTGTCGGCTCACCGtgctgtgaggcagcagtgatgGCAGCTTTCAGCAGTCCCTGATAAGCGTGGGGCAGGGTCGTGTGAGGTAGTGGTTCTGGTGTGTCTGACTGTGGCTCCTGCCTCGGCTCTTGTTTTTCTGGTCACggtgaaggacctggaacacaaaccctgtgaggagaggctgagggagctgggcgtgtgcagcctggagaggaggaggctcagggcagacctcattgctgtctacaactacctgaagggaggctctagccaggtggggttggtctcttctgccaggcaaccagcaacaaaacaaggggacacagcctcaaattgtgccgggggaggtctaggctggatgttaggaggaagttgttggcagagagagtgattggcattggaatgggctgcccagggaggtggtggagttgatgtctctggaggtgttgaagcaaagcctggcagagacacttagtgccatggtctgattgattgtctAGTGCTGGGTGCAAGGCTGGCCTGGATACTCTTGGCGGTCTCTTggaaccaggttgattctatgatcctgttgTGTTTGGGATTTAAAACGTGCTTGCATGATTGAGCATGGGGTGAAACACACGTTTAGATGTTAAGATCTGTGGTGCTAGCAGCCCTCTCAGCTAAGCCCAGTAGTTTTTCTTATCCAGTGGGCAttctgtagggtttttttttttggggggggagacAGATCCATGCCAGGctagaaaagaaaatgtttatCTGCTGTTTTTTTTAGAGAGAAGTGATCTGAAAACAATGAAAATCAACTAAAACTCTGCTTGTTGTCTTTAGGAGCAATTCATGCGTGAGGAAGTCGTTGCAGAGCCTTTGGCAAACAAGGAATTGATTAAGTGCTGACTAATACATCATGAACTGTTGCTGCTTTAGAATAAGAATGTGTGGGGATGgcagctctggagaagagacctgGTCCTCCTCGTGGAAGTGCTCGCTGCTGTGAGATACAAGTGCAATAAGTGCCTGGCTGCATAATTTCAATGAGAATTTGTTGGGATATCAGTACATAAATGGGTTTTGCTCAAAGGGATTGCATGTTTTAAAACAAGTATGAGTTGCCATATGGGTTGTAGAAGACATAATGCTAACTGAGAGCAAGTCAATGTACAGAAGAAGTGCATGGAGATGTGAAGTTGCAGCATTTATCCAGAAGTGGACTTTTGGCCAATGGAAAAAAAGCAGTGTTTTGTATGGGTATATACCAGTGTGAAATGGCATAGAGAGCTGAAATGTTGGGAGATGGAATTTACACATTCATAGGAGATGATGCCATACAGATTTGACACAGCATGGCATCACCCATGTGATGTGGCTCATGTACTTCCTGCCCACAGGTAACCTGGGGAATGTTGCTGGTAAATTGTTTTCAGTAGTTgcaagcacaaaaaaaaaatgccgttatatttacagctgcagTGAAGGCAACACCTGAGTTGTGTTTCTTCAGCTGCTTTGAAACAACTTTGGTAGCTGTTACCAGATGACTCTCTGACATAATAGGTGTAACACTTTTCTGGAGGTTGTGTGAAACAAGAGAAGTCAACCCCCTGCAGTTTGGAATGAGGGATTTGGAATGAGCTTCTAATTTCCACATATTTTCCCAAGAACTTGGCAGTTTGACTGCTGCAGTGAGTACAAAATGGGCTGCAGTTCTTTGTGCCATTTGCAGTAGTGCATTTGCTGAATTTCTCAGTCCTCCCACGTTAGATTCTGTTTGCTTCCTGGATAAGAGATGCACACATTTACCTTAAAGGGATTTTTTAGGGTAGAAAAGAGTTGAAACAATAAACTCCAAAGTACACTTGATTCCAAGACTACTTCCTTGTATTTACAAGCCACTgcatttaaatatttatttaaaataataattattagTGGTTTTTAGTAGAATTTGACATCTGTGAATTAAATTTGGGGGGAAATACATTTATATAGCTTTTCTGTAATTATTTTGTTCCAGACATTAAAGATAAACAAGTCTTACTTCCATTTAACTGTTTTAGTTCTTGCAACATTCTGTGAATGTTAACGATGAAcattctgattatttttttttccacacacacaaaaatcaacccttaaaaaccaaacaaatcccGAAAAACAACTGCAAACTACACCCTTCAGTTTTGAATGCAGTATGCAGCACCCGAAGTGTTTTCATGCCTAAACCAGAAGGTGGCACTCGGGTTACACAGTAGCTCTGGTTAAaagaaacaaccaacaaaacaaaccagttGTGGTACTTTGCTTAGCTCTATCTTGTCAAATATCTATTTTGATTCTTTAAATAAAGATATTTAAACCCCCACCAGTGGTTTTAATGAGCTATTGTTTGTTCAGCTTGTGCACCAGATGAAGATTTCCTCTGGCGTTGAGTTGCTGCTGTGGTAATGACACTGGAATTTTTGTCACTTTAGTTAATTTGATTCTGTCAATAGATGCTATGAAGCAAATCGACAGGAACCTTATTTAAGCTGCTGTTCAAATTTCTGCTACATAAGTACACTAAGGATTTGTCTACAagtcacagtatcccagtatcaccaaggttggaagagacctcacagatcatcaagtccaaccctttagcacagagctcaaggccagaccatggcaccaagtgccacgtccaatcctgccttgaacagctccagggacagcgactccaccacctccccgggcagcccattccagtgtccaatgactctctcagggaagaactttctcctcacctccagcctaaatttcccctggcacagcctgaggctgtgtcctcttgttctggtgctggccacctgagagaagagagcaacctcctcctggccacaaccacccctcaggtagctgtagacagcaataaggtcacccctgaccctcctcttctgcaggctaaccaatcccagctccctcagcctctcctcgtggggctgtgctcaaggcctctccccagcctcgttgcccttctctggacatgctcaagcatctcaatgtccctcctaaactggggggcccagaactgaacagagcactcaaggtgtggtctgaccagtgcagagtacaggggcagaatgacctccctgctcctgctggccacaccattgctgatgcaggccaggatgccactggctctcttggccacctgggcacactgctggctcatgttcaggcgggtacaAATGGAACATCAGGGAAAGTCTACTGTGATGGAATTGCATCAAAGTAAATTTCTAGGTATAGCTTCTCTAAAGGTGTGTAAATTTTACAGGAGTAATTTGACTGTAAAGACTTTATGAAGCTTGCCTAGAGAATTATTTATATTCCATATAGTTGATTTACTCTGTGGTTGTAAAAAAATGTTCATCAATAGAATATATTAATACAAGCCTTGAAATGATTCTCTGTGGTGTTCCCCACTCATCTAAAATTCAAGTGATGGCCTTTTTAGCAGTAATTCTCGCACAGTAAATTATTACTTTACATCAGTTGTGACTTTCAGTGCTTAAGATTTCGTGGTAAGTGTGTTCTTACCAAGTATGACTGGGATCCAAGTTGTAAAATGGAGTTTCTATGCACATTAAAATGATTTGGGTATGTAGTGTACATCAAAGCTTCAATGAAGGTTGCattctctttgctttcctggAGCTTTTTTACAGGATAACAGGGCAGTGCTGTCTTGTGGCTGATGTTAGAAAAGCATGTGGGCATGCACGCCCACAGGAATTGCTCTCAACTCAGACTCATTGCAGTATCTTCAGGGTCTTAAGACAGTAGCTGCTGTCTTCCCAGAAAGGAGGCAAACAAGGATGCATGTCACTTACCCCtctctttgttgccctttggaAATCTCAGACTTTTAGAATTCATTGAGCTGTTTTGCTGccttgccacctcctctgcagagaggaGTTCTCTGGCAACAGTTCACCCATCCTGAAAGCTCAGTGATACTCAAGCcaagagctgctcctcctgtcTGCTGTTAATTTGTAAGAAGCTTCTGACTCAGTGATTGCAGCCAGCTTTTTAAAAACCCTTCCATGCAGTATAACACCAAAACATCAGTCAGGGCAATCTGAGTAACCCATCAGAAATGTTCCCCTTCAGCAATTCAGTCACAAGGTTT
This genomic stretch from Pogoniulus pusillus isolate bPogPus1 chromosome 28, bPogPus1.pri, whole genome shotgun sequence harbors:
- the DPH3 gene encoding diphthamide biosynthesis protein 3 is translated as MAVFHDEVEIEDFEYDEESETYSYPCPCGDRFLITREDLENGEDVATCPSCSLILRVIYDQEQFMREEVVAEPLANKELIKC